The following DNA comes from Clostridia bacterium.
CCGGTGGCGTGAAGCCGAACGTGCTTGCCCCCAGGGCGTCGGCGGTGATCAACTGCCGGCTTCTGCCGGGCGACACCGCCCACGATGTTGTCGATCACATCAACAGAGTGGTCGCGGACGATCGGGTGAAGGTCAGGATCCTCTCCCAGAGCCCTGCGTCGCGAGTATCTTCTGTAGGAACCGAAGGATTCACGCTGATCAGCAGTTGTATCGCTGCGCACTATCCTGGAGCTGTAGTTGCTCCCTATTTGGTGATGGGCGCGACGGACTCGAAGGGCCTAGAGCCCATAGCGGAGGGCGTGTACAGATTCGTTCCCGTCCAGATCACCAAGAAGGACCTGGCACGGATGCATGGAGTGAATGAGCGGGTGTCCATCGAGAACATCGAGAAGGCAGTCCGATTCTTCAGGAGTGTTGTAGTGCGTGCATGATCCCAGTGGGCAGCACATGACCTAGCGAGCGGCGCATCGACGCGCAGGCGCATGTACGGACAGGGGGCGAGGTTGCTGTGGACGAGGGAATTGGGGCATCGGTCTCGATCAAGATTGGCAAGAAGGCATTCATCTCGTCGGTTCTCATCTTGCTGGCGCTTCTTGTGATGGCAGGCGTGCTCACGAGAGTAGTGCCAACGGGCAGTTACGCACGACTGGAGAATGGCGGGGCGGGAGCGATCGACGTCGCCTCGTTCCAGTACGCGAGCATTCCTCCCCTTCCTGTGTGGAAGTGGTTCACTGCGCCGATTGAGGTCCTCTGGAGTCCAGAGGGGGCAGTTGTGATCGGCATCATCCTGTTCTTCCTTTGTATTGGAGGCGCTATCAACCTCCTGAATCAGTGTGGTGTGTTCAGTTTCATGATCGACAGGGTGGTGCGCAGTTACGCGGGCGCGAAATACCGTCTGATTGCCGTGACTGTGCTGGTGTTGATGCTTATGAGCGCGCTTACCGGCATCATGGAGGAGGCCGTCTTCATAGTCCCGCTCATGATGCCGCTTGCCCAGAGCCTGGGCATGGATCCATTGATCGGACTGGGGATGTCGCTGCTGGCGATGGGATTTGGGTTTGCGGCCGCACTCACAAACCCGTTCACAATTGGCGTCGCGCAGCGAATCGCAGGCGTGCCGCTTTTCTCGGGATTGTGGTTTCGAGCGCTAGTTTTCGCTGCGGTATATGGGATCCTAACAACCTTTCTGATAAGACACGCCAGGCGGATCGAAGGCGCCGACAAGCTGCCCCATAGTTCTGCTCGGCGCGGTGAGTCCACAGACGGAGTGCGCAGGCCTGACGGCGCCGGACGCGTCTTGGATGGCCGTGACCACCGGATGTCCGTGGCGTCAAGGTGGTTCATCGGGTCCATGGCCGTAATGCTCGTGTTCAGCCTGACAAGCTCGGTTGTTCCGAGCCTGAGTGACTACGCCTTTCCTGCAACTACCGTGCTCTTCCTGATTGGCGGCATCGGCGCCGGGGTAGGCGCAGGCAAGGGCGGACGGGATCTCGCGAGGCTGTTCGTACAGGGCATCGTAGGGATGTCCGCAGGGGTCGTGCTGATGCTTATGGCGGCCGGAGTGAAGCACATCATCGCCTCCGCTGGCATTCTCGACACGATCATCTTCACAGGCGCCAGGGCGGTGGAGGGCATGCCCCGAGTTTTCGCTGCGGGAATGATCTACCTGCTCGTGTTGCTAATGAACTTCTTCATCCCATCCGCCTCGGCGAAATCCCTGATCATGATGCCGATTCTCGCGCCACTGTCCGACGTCGTGGGTCTCAATAGGCAAATCGCGGTGCTTGCGTTCCAGTTCGGCGATGGGTTCAGCAATGTAATATACCCGACCAACCCGATCACTCTGATATCCGTTGCACTGGCAGGCGTCAGCTATCCGTACTGGTTCAGGCGCACGGTAGGTCTGCAACTCGTGGTATTGGGAGTCACGGCCGCGTTTTTGGTTCTGGCCGTGGCAATTGGTCTTGGGCCGGTGTAGGCAGGAGGGCCGTGGGACAGACGGTGCGAATAGACAGAGACGCTCCAATCCTCTCGCTTCGTGTACGTCTCCGTGTGCACTTCCATCGCCGTCCATCGCCGCCCACTGCAGGCCGGGCGGTTGCGCGGCTACTCCTGGGTCAGCCTTTTCAGCAGCTTGACCGCCTCTGTCTCGCTTACCTTCGCCAGTTCGTTGATGCACGCAACTACGGCGTCGGCGTCTCCGTTCATCAGGTGCGCATCGGCCAGTGATGAGTATGCCTTGAAATCGTCAGGGTCAAGCTTCAGACAGTTTCTGAACCAGTGAATCGCATCAGGTATGACCGATGCGACCAACAAGTAGAAAAGACCTAGCTTGTAGCTGGTCATAGAGCATGACTCTGCAATGGGCTTGGCCTTTTCGGCGGCGGCTATCCCTTCCTCAGTGCGACCCATGCGGAACAGTGCGTGAGCCTGCCCGACAATGGCGCACCCGTGCACCTCTGGCATTGCCGCGGCAGTGTTGTAGGATGCGAGAGCTTTTGCGAATCGGTCTTGCGCCATGTAGCAATCGCCCAACGCTATCCGCGGCAGGGGATGAGAGGGATCGAGCTCAATGACTTTCTTGAACGCCTTGACCGCCTCATCGATATCGCCCCGGTTCGCGTTCATGGTTCCCAGGATGAAATAGGACGCCGGATAGGTTGGATCAGCCGTAATGGCCTCCTTCGCAGTTGTCACGGCGTCGGAAGCATATCCAGTCTCCATAAAACCCTTGGCGATCTTGAGAAGCATGTCTGCGT
Coding sequences within:
- a CDS encoding AbgT family transporter, giving the protein MDEGIGASVSIKIGKKAFISSVLILLALLVMAGVLTRVVPTGSYARLENGGAGAIDVASFQYASIPPLPVWKWFTAPIEVLWSPEGAVVIGIILFFLCIGGAINLLNQCGVFSFMIDRVVRSYAGAKYRLIAVTVLVLMLMSALTGIMEEAVFIVPLMMPLAQSLGMDPLIGLGMSLLAMGFGFAAALTNPFTIGVAQRIAGVPLFSGLWFRALVFAAVYGILTTFLIRHARRIEGADKLPHSSARRGESTDGVRRPDGAGRVLDGRDHRMSVASRWFIGSMAVMLVFSLTSSVVPSLSDYAFPATTVLFLIGGIGAGVGAGKGGRDLARLFVQGIVGMSAGVVLMLMAAGVKHIIASAGILDTIIFTGARAVEGMPRVFAAGMIYLLVLLMNFFIPSASAKSLIMMPILAPLSDVVGLNRQIAVLAFQFGDGFSNVIYPTNPITLISVALAGVSYPYWFRRTVGLQLVVLGVTAAFLVLAVAIGLGPV
- a CDS encoding tetratricopeptide repeat protein, coding for MKDRGDLQHKRTGETALPKAGSGSLPFGADPQASNTLDSAIEDLVGLMHERSKGQKRPGAGSRGKKGVADAGARDRKGKPRDDSDTRVMLHIARAAFKGNADMLLKIAKGFMETGYASDAVTTAKEAITADPTYPASYFILGTMNANRGDIDEAVKAFKKVIELDPSHPLPRIALGDCYMAQDRFAKALASYNTAAAMPEVHGCAIVGQAHALFRMGRTEEGIAAAEKAKPIAESCSMTSYKLGLFYLLVASVIPDAIHWFRNCLKLDPDDFKAYSSLADAHLMNGDADAVVACINELAKVSETEAVKLLKRLTQE